Proteins from a genomic interval of Lacticaseibacillus pabuli:
- a CDS encoding YhgE/Pip domain-containing protein: MLKVLELFALDWKRIFKSKAASLLMLALLVIPSLYCWFNVWALWDPYTNTSDLKVAVYSADKTAHFQGKDVAIGKQLVGQLKKNDKLGWTFVDSEAEVKRGVQSGKYYAGIYVPENFSSQLLSFVDGKVRKPKLEYYVNEKINAIAPKLTATGASTLQATIGSKFQSTVATTLMGTFNKAGVDLDNNLPMLRRFASLVLDSNEQLPELDSYVEAAQDLQTKMPAIKTKVAQVNSFMGYLPEVNRLAQKVVGANSYLPAVEDAGQMASVVQEKLPEIQTAGQQIKMVDSDWGQLEQTLNKAIKTSKNGLIVLQQVDKTLPAITAAGKNAQDSVGVAQDEIIPAVEKTLPQVQKTVGVGLTMLTNLNDGLAANTTRANQYLSQLQADPDSQAARAGLNNLLAQNQTNLTNGAQTANGLANALQALQRAYDGLNPKTGQPAFTADITRLQNIAKALTGAATHARNAQSLLDKADLTDVQKQLGAIGDAATQFADLNRQLQNSQLPTRVTRFNTTFKQLLNSTSTTLKQLNTKVIPQLPALLGNTESVVQTAIGFMTKYQQQLPAVHQELHDANVMLNGNMGKITSGVNTAVDLYQNDYPTLKGKLQTATGLIQNDLPGLESQLTSDVALMNAKLPVAEKALTQANDLIESDWPLIRTGIQKGAKAIKQGERSVDFDKLIVLLKRDAGKEADFLAKPVELKTKSFYAIPTYGSASAPFYTALCMWVGGLLLSSILSTDFILSDKQHKRYGTKTRFSGRFLTFAVIGLLQALIVALGNMFLIHTYVASPVAFVVASLFLDLMFMGILYALVALFGNVGKGLGIIILVLSISGAGGNFPIQLSGKFFQMINPWLPFTYGVNLLRETVGGIYWPNMWVDIAVLAAYGVLFFLLGLFLKKPLEPFMTRVHENAKKSMIVH, translated from the coding sequence TTGCTGAAGGTTTTAGAACTATTTGCCCTAGACTGGAAACGGATTTTCAAGAGCAAGGCCGCGTCACTATTGATGTTGGCTCTACTTGTAATCCCGTCCCTCTATTGCTGGTTCAACGTGTGGGCCTTATGGGACCCGTACACGAACACGTCTGACTTAAAGGTCGCCGTATACTCGGCGGATAAGACCGCACACTTTCAAGGCAAGGATGTTGCAATCGGTAAACAGCTAGTTGGCCAACTGAAAAAGAACGATAAACTCGGCTGGACTTTTGTCGATTCCGAGGCCGAGGTCAAGCGTGGTGTTCAGAGCGGTAAGTATTACGCTGGGATTTACGTGCCCGAAAATTTCTCCAGTCAGCTACTCAGCTTTGTCGATGGCAAGGTGCGTAAGCCGAAACTAGAGTATTACGTCAATGAGAAGATCAACGCAATCGCACCCAAACTCACGGCGACAGGCGCTAGCACTTTGCAGGCTACGATTGGTAGCAAGTTCCAGAGCACTGTTGCGACGACCTTGATGGGGACGTTTAACAAAGCCGGCGTCGATCTCGACAACAATTTGCCGATGCTGCGGCGGTTTGCCAGTCTCGTACTTGATAGCAACGAACAGTTACCCGAATTAGACAGTTATGTAGAAGCTGCGCAAGACTTACAGACCAAGATGCCCGCGATAAAGACCAAGGTCGCGCAAGTGAACAGTTTCATGGGCTATTTGCCTGAAGTGAACCGGCTCGCGCAGAAGGTGGTCGGTGCGAATTCCTACCTACCTGCTGTTGAAGACGCGGGTCAAATGGCAAGCGTCGTGCAGGAAAAGTTGCCGGAGATTCAGACGGCTGGTCAGCAAATCAAGATGGTGGATAGTGATTGGGGCCAGCTTGAACAAACGCTCAACAAAGCAATTAAGACGTCCAAAAACGGGTTGATTGTCCTGCAACAAGTCGACAAAACGTTGCCCGCCATAACCGCTGCCGGCAAAAATGCTCAGGATAGTGTTGGCGTTGCCCAAGATGAAATCATACCGGCCGTTGAGAAGACTCTGCCACAAGTGCAAAAGACGGTGGGTGTTGGACTGACGATGCTGACGAACCTGAACGACGGACTGGCCGCTAACACGACGCGTGCCAATCAGTACCTGTCGCAATTACAGGCGGATCCCGATTCGCAGGCCGCACGCGCCGGCTTAAACAACTTGCTCGCGCAAAATCAGACCAACCTCACGAATGGTGCGCAGACCGCGAATGGGTTAGCCAACGCGCTGCAGGCCCTGCAACGGGCATACGATGGGCTGAACCCGAAAACGGGACAACCCGCCTTTACCGCCGATATCACCCGCTTGCAAAATATTGCCAAGGCGCTCACCGGCGCGGCGACGCACGCACGTAATGCGCAATCACTGCTGGACAAGGCCGATCTGACTGACGTACAAAAACAACTGGGTGCTATCGGGGATGCCGCTACGCAGTTCGCTGATTTGAACCGCCAACTGCAAAATAGTCAATTGCCGACCCGTGTCACGCGGTTCAACACCACATTTAAACAGCTGCTGAACAGTACCAGCACCACGCTGAAACAACTCAATACAAAAGTAATCCCGCAACTGCCCGCACTCCTGGGTAATACCGAATCCGTTGTGCAGACGGCGATTGGGTTCATGACGAAGTACCAGCAGCAGTTGCCGGCGGTTCATCAGGAACTGCATGATGCCAACGTGATGCTGAACGGGAACATGGGCAAGATTACTAGCGGTGTGAACACTGCCGTTGACCTCTATCAAAACGATTATCCGACGTTAAAAGGCAAGCTCCAGACCGCGACGGGCTTAATTCAAAATGACCTGCCAGGATTGGAAAGCCAGCTCACAAGCGACGTAGCACTGATGAATGCCAAGCTTCCGGTTGCCGAAAAGGCCTTGACGCAGGCCAATGACCTGATTGAATCTGACTGGCCGCTCATTCGCACTGGGATTCAGAAGGGTGCGAAGGCAATCAAACAAGGCGAACGCTCAGTCGATTTTGACAAGTTAATTGTCCTGCTGAAACGAGATGCTGGCAAAGAGGCCGACTTCCTCGCGAAGCCTGTCGAACTGAAGACCAAGTCGTTTTACGCAATTCCGACGTATGGATCCGCTTCAGCGCCGTTCTACACGGCACTGTGCATGTGGGTGGGTGGCCTGCTGTTGTCGAGCATCCTCAGCACCGATTTCATCCTGAGTGACAAGCAGCACAAACGTTACGGTACGAAGACGCGCTTTTCGGGCAGATTCCTGACCTTTGCTGTAATCGGGCTTCTGCAGGCGCTCATCGTGGCACTGGGGAACATGTTCCTGATTCACACCTATGTTGCGAGCCCAGTTGCGTTTGTCGTAGCAAGCCTATTTCTGGATTTGATGTTCATGGGCATCCTGTACGCGCTGGTCGCTTTGTTCGGTAATGTCGGCAAGGGCCTAGGCATCATCATCCTGGTGCTTTCCATTTCCGGTGCGGGTGGGAACTTCCCGATTCAGCTGTCTGGCAAGTTTTTCCAGATGATTAACCCCTGGCTGCCGTTTACCTATGGCGTGAACCTCCTTCGAGAAACGGTCGGTGGTATCTACTGGCCAAACATGTGGGTCGACATTGCGGTGTTGGCAGCATATGGGGTGTTGTTCTTCCTGTTAGGTTTGTTCTTGAAGAAGCCGCTTGAACCGTTCATGACGCGAGTACACGAGAATGCTAAGAAGAGCATGATTGTGCACTAG
- a CDS encoding copper homeostasis protein CutC encodes MYKELAVENFTKIPRAIKAGIDRIELNDNLAVGGTTVSHGVMAASAQYTREHNVPLVAMIRPRGGNFVYNETEIAMMIGDIKCAAELGVPAVTFGAVNRDGRLDTAAMAALIDASTGMDVVCHMAFDSIADDNQKEAIDWLVDHGVKRILTHGGMLSQPIDATMLHLREIVQWADNRIEILPGGGLQSSNAEDVAAILGVDQVHGSHIIEI; translated from the coding sequence GTGTACAAAGAATTAGCAGTTGAAAACTTTACGAAAATTCCGCGGGCTATTAAGGCCGGCATCGACCGCATCGAACTTAACGACAATCTCGCCGTGGGTGGTACCACCGTTTCTCATGGGGTCATGGCGGCTAGCGCGCAATACACGCGTGAGCACAACGTTCCCCTCGTGGCGATGATTCGGCCGCGCGGTGGTAATTTTGTTTACAACGAAACGGAAATTGCCATGATGATTGGTGATATTAAGTGTGCCGCAGAGCTCGGCGTGCCAGCCGTTACATTCGGTGCCGTTAACCGCGACGGCCGCCTGGACACAGCCGCAATGGCCGCCCTCATCGACGCCAGCACCGGCATGGACGTGGTTTGTCACATGGCCTTTGATTCAATCGCCGATGACAATCAGAAGGAAGCCATCGACTGGCTCGTCGACCACGGTGTCAAGCGTATCCTGACGCATGGTGGCATGCTCAGCCAGCCAATTGATGCGACAATGCTCCACCTGCGCGAGATCGTGCAGTGGGCAGACAACCGTATCGAGATTCTGCCTGGTGGTGGCCTGCAATCGAGCAACGCTGAAGATGTCGCCGCCATTCTCGGCGTCGACCAGGTTCACGGTAGCCATATTATTGAAATCTAA
- a CDS encoding Txe/YoeB family addiction module toxin, producing MDSIYEVLVSKSVQRAIQRESQAVVRKKKERILRLLAEDPFYLPPRYEKLSEDTNLYSRRVNVQHRVVYKVDKQRQQVVVIGVRSHYER from the coding sequence GTGGATAGCATCTACGAAGTCCTAGTCAGTAAATCCGTGCAACGGGCAATCCAGCGCGAAAGTCAGGCGGTCGTGCGCAAAAAAAAAGAACGGATTCTCAGGTTATTGGCCGAGGATCCGTTCTATCTGCCACCGCGATATGAGAAGTTATCGGAAGATACCAATCTGTATTCGCGGCGAGTTAATGTCCAACATCGTGTCGTCTACAAGGTGGACAAGCAGCGTCAGCAGGTGGTCGTCATTGGCGTGCGGTCACACTACGAACGCTAG
- a CDS encoding MgtC/SapB family protein: MYSVSILDLVTRLGLATVIAAIIGVDREHNNHPAGIRTHVLVCLGACVIAMIQQQIAAQAIAFAMTHKGIYDTVRADPARLIAQVVSGIGFLGAGTIITTRHNISGLTTAASLWATAGIGLAIGMGYYPIAIGGFVFVMIVLTVLKRAINIKAIRRLEVKYVNRTETQAYMKAYFKKHHIIVHGAAFSTEHLTVGSHEHLYKHIYRIELPKKLDYAQLIDDLSENDNIRTARMITI, from the coding sequence ATGTATTCAGTATCAATACTCGATCTTGTCACGCGGCTCGGACTGGCAACGGTCATCGCCGCCATCATCGGGGTCGACCGGGAACACAATAACCACCCTGCCGGCATTCGCACGCACGTCCTCGTCTGTCTCGGTGCTTGCGTGATTGCCATGATCCAGCAGCAGATTGCTGCACAGGCTATTGCCTTCGCTATGACGCACAAGGGCATTTACGACACCGTCCGCGCTGACCCTGCCCGTTTGATCGCGCAAGTTGTCAGTGGGATTGGTTTCCTCGGTGCCGGTACGATTATCACCACCCGGCACAACATCTCCGGTTTAACGACCGCCGCGTCTCTGTGGGCAACTGCAGGTATCGGCCTGGCCATCGGGATGGGCTACTACCCAATCGCAATTGGCGGCTTTGTTTTCGTCATGATTGTCCTGACGGTTCTGAAGCGTGCCATCAACATCAAAGCAATCCGCCGTCTTGAGGTTAAGTACGTTAACCGTACCGAAACTCAGGCCTACATGAAGGCTTACTTCAAAAAACACCACATCATCGTGCACGGTGCTGCCTTCTCAACGGAGCACCTCACCGTGGGCTCTCACGAACATTTGTACAAACACATCTACCGCATCGAGTTGCCGAAGAAATTGGACTACGCGCAGCTAATTGATGATTTGTCCGAAAACGACAACATCCGCACCGCCCGAATGATTACCATTTAA
- a CDS encoding cation diffusion facilitator family transporter, translated as MMDAGRNVEMDRQRRFAQAARAQRMTLVSAAAYLVVTIVELLLASRGHSQALLADGLNNLTGVGTASILYWGLAMTRKVPDPDHIAGHWRFQTVATLLASVVMFIVSVEVIFSGSRALLDLGSGQVSHPAPVAIIATAIAAVIMTLLTVVMMIRARMLNSSVLRAASKDAIGDALTSWGSLLAIAGARMGILWLDGTAAVLVGLFIFWSAARIFRDAVFNLTDGFDAHLTTEYWDCIASVPGVMRVRNVEARHLGDWVQITAGIEVAPYTSVEDAYALGERVEHELMKRYDILDADIKAYPISFDHPDDA; from the coding sequence ATGATGGATGCTGGACGTAACGTTGAAATGGATCGTCAGCGTCGCTTTGCTCAAGCCGCGCGAGCCCAGCGCATGACCTTGGTGAGTGCAGCCGCCTATTTAGTGGTTACGATTGTTGAACTGCTACTTGCCAGTCGGGGCCACTCACAGGCGTTGCTGGCGGATGGGCTAAACAATCTGACCGGTGTCGGTACCGCGTCCATTCTTTACTGGGGGCTCGCGATGACGCGCAAAGTACCGGATCCCGACCACATCGCGGGACACTGGCGCTTTCAGACGGTGGCGACTTTGCTTGCGTCTGTTGTGATGTTCATTGTGTCCGTTGAGGTCATTTTTTCGGGGAGTCGGGCCTTGCTGGATTTGGGGTCGGGACAAGTCAGCCATCCCGCACCGGTTGCGATTATTGCGACGGCAATCGCAGCGGTCATTATGACTTTGCTCACGGTTGTGATGATGATTCGTGCACGGATGCTGAACAGTTCGGTGCTCCGTGCCGCGTCAAAGGATGCCATTGGGGATGCCCTAACGTCATGGGGTAGTTTACTCGCGATCGCGGGCGCACGGATGGGTATTCTATGGCTTGATGGCACTGCCGCCGTGCTGGTTGGGTTGTTCATCTTCTGGTCTGCGGCCCGTATTTTCCGCGACGCGGTGTTCAATCTGACGGACGGTTTTGACGCACACCTTACGACCGAGTACTGGGATTGCATCGCTTCTGTTCCTGGCGTGATGCGGGTTCGCAATGTCGAGGCGCGGCACCTGGGCGACTGGGTACAAATCACCGCGGGCATTGAAGTGGCGCCTTATACTTCCGTTGAAGACGCGTATGCGCTAGGTGAACGTGTCGAACATGAGTTGATGAAACGCTACGACATTTTGGACGCGGACATCAAGGCCTACCCGATTTCTTTTGACCATCCTGATGATGCGTGA
- the tyrS gene encoding tyrosine--tRNA ligase: MADATNIIDELAWRGALNQMTDEEGLRKLTSEKKVSLYAGTDPTGDSLHVGHLIPFMILKRFQLMGHHPVILIGGGTGSIGDPSGRNSERVLQSMDVIHENEKKLTAQMVKLFGTDNFTIVNNYDWLSKISLLDFLRDYGKIFSVNNMLAKDVVASRLESGISYTEFTYQILQSVDFLTLYRQHNVQVQIGGADQWGNITAGTDLIHRLEGADAEVYGLTNPLMLKSDGTKFGKSAGGAVWLDPEKTTPYEFYQFWFNQDDADVEKFLKFFTFLSKEEIADLVQQTKDDPKKRAAQRKLAEEVTEFVHGKDAVVEAEAISAALFSGDVSQLSTHAIEQGFASVPSMNATSESKNVVEFLVDVTGIEKSRRQAREDVTNGAITINGVRIQDVDFTVDPSSHFDGKFVIVRRGKKKYFLVRIEG; this comes from the coding sequence ATGGCAGACGCAACAAATATTATTGATGAATTGGCTTGGCGCGGGGCGCTGAACCAGATGACAGACGAGGAAGGGTTGCGCAAGCTGACTTCTGAAAAGAAGGTTTCTCTGTATGCGGGGACCGATCCAACCGGCGACTCCCTGCACGTGGGCCACTTGATCCCATTCATGATTCTCAAACGGTTCCAGCTGATGGGCCATCATCCTGTCATCCTTATCGGTGGTGGGACCGGCTCAATCGGTGACCCATCTGGTCGCAATAGCGAACGCGTGCTACAGAGCATGGATGTCATTCACGAAAACGAGAAGAAGCTGACCGCGCAGATGGTAAAGCTGTTCGGTACGGACAACTTTACCATCGTGAACAACTACGACTGGCTGAGCAAGATTTCCCTCTTGGATTTCCTGCGCGACTACGGGAAGATTTTCTCAGTCAACAACATGCTGGCTAAGGATGTCGTTGCCAGCCGCCTCGAAAGCGGGATCAGTTACACCGAGTTTACCTACCAGATTTTGCAGTCTGTTGACTTCCTGACTTTGTACCGTCAGCACAATGTTCAAGTACAAATCGGGGGTGCGGACCAGTGGGGGAACATTACCGCTGGGACCGACCTGATTCACCGTTTGGAAGGCGCCGATGCTGAAGTTTACGGTTTGACCAACCCACTCATGCTTAAGAGTGATGGGACCAAGTTTGGTAAGTCTGCGGGTGGTGCGGTTTGGCTTGATCCAGAAAAGACGACGCCATACGAGTTCTACCAATTCTGGTTCAACCAAGACGATGCGGACGTCGAGAAATTCCTCAAGTTCTTCACCTTCTTGAGCAAGGAAGAAATCGCGGACCTCGTTCAACAGACCAAGGACGATCCTAAAAAGCGTGCTGCCCAGCGTAAGCTCGCTGAAGAAGTCACCGAATTTGTGCACGGCAAGGATGCGGTCGTTGAAGCCGAAGCCATTTCCGCGGCCCTGTTCTCCGGGGATGTGAGTCAGCTGAGCACCCATGCCATCGAGCAGGGCTTCGCGTCGGTGCCAAGCATGAACGCGACGAGTGAATCCAAGAACGTGGTTGAGTTCCTGGTTGACGTGACGGGCATCGAAAAGTCACGGCGGCAGGCACGTGAAGACGTCACGAATGGTGCAATTACCATTAACGGGGTACGTATTCAGGATGTGGACTTTACCGTGGACCCAAGCAGTCACTTTGATGGCAAGTTTGTCATTGTCCGTCGCGGGAAGAAGAAGTACTTCTTGGTACGGATTGAAGGATAA
- a CDS encoding CHAP domain-containing protein, with the protein MKTSKVFAAAVAALTVASGILSSAAPVAADSVSDAKSAISANKSKSAQILAQIEAANSKVIALDAKVSAKNNEISAAQTKISDTQDNIDGLKTKIDKQQKEIAARKQVMAQQLVSLQKQAGSSVTGNVYVDFMLKSDNLSDMIARGVAVNKLNQANKDAMDDVKSAQAKMSDLKDQQEKALSTLESTKDKLESDKTSLVSLSKSAKKETKNLQDILKANKSLLGNLQDKFNKATAAADKAAADKKAAAAAAKSAKTVQLSASVSASGAAGGSYSSSGNTYPWGQCTWYAKQRSGWAGNGWGNGAQWGASAAAQGFTVNHTPAAGSLVVFGAGQMVGNWQADPAYGHVAYVESVSGDSITISQGGMGFGNPAGPNTQTISGAGNFSYVHPK; encoded by the coding sequence TTGAAGACAAGTAAAGTATTTGCCGCCGCCGTTGCAGCATTAACGGTAGCCAGCGGAATTCTCAGTTCAGCAGCGCCTGTCGCAGCTGATTCAGTGAGTGACGCGAAGTCGGCAATTAGTGCCAATAAATCCAAATCCGCCCAGATTCTTGCGCAGATTGAGGCTGCAAACTCGAAGGTCATTGCCTTGGATGCCAAGGTGAGTGCCAAGAACAACGAGATTAGCGCCGCTCAGACCAAGATTAGTGATACGCAAGACAATATTGACGGTCTGAAAACTAAAATTGATAAACAGCAAAAAGAAATTGCCGCACGTAAACAGGTCATGGCGCAGCAACTGGTGTCCTTGCAGAAGCAGGCCGGTAGTTCTGTGACTGGGAACGTGTACGTTGACTTCATGCTCAAGTCTGACAACCTGTCTGACATGATTGCACGTGGCGTGGCAGTGAACAAACTGAACCAGGCCAACAAGGACGCCATGGACGATGTTAAGAGCGCCCAGGCAAAGATGTCCGACTTGAAGGATCAACAAGAGAAGGCTTTGTCCACTCTAGAGAGCACTAAGGACAAGCTTGAATCAGACAAGACCAGCTTGGTTTCGTTGAGCAAGTCTGCGAAGAAGGAAACCAAGAACCTGCAAGATATCCTGAAGGCCAACAAGTCTCTGCTTGGTAACTTGCAGGACAAGTTCAACAAGGCGACAGCAGCTGCTGATAAAGCTGCGGCTGATAAGAAGGCCGCAGCTGCAGCCGCAAAGTCCGCCAAGACGGTTCAGCTGAGTGCTAGCGTATCTGCTAGTGGTGCGGCTGGCGGCAGTTACAGTTCTAGTGGTAACACCTACCCATGGGGTCAGTGCACTTGGTACGCCAAGCAGCGTTCCGGTTGGGCCGGCAACGGTTGGGGTAATGGTGCGCAATGGGGTGCCAGTGCGGCAGCTCAGGGCTTCACGGTTAACCACACACCAGCGGCTGGGTCACTTGTTGTGTTCGGTGCGGGCCAAATGGTCGGCAACTGGCAGGCAGATCCTGCATACGGTCACGTTGCGTATGTCGAATCCGTTTCTGGCGACAGCATTACGATTTCCCAAGGTGGGATGGGCTTCGGCAATCCGGCCGGTCCTAACACCCAGACAATCAGTGGTGCGGGGAACTTCAGCTACGTTCACCCAAAGTAA
- a CDS encoding guanylate kinase — protein sequence MTKKTIIVITGATGTGKTTVQKYLRDKYDIPAVITHTTRPMRVGERNGVDYYFETPESFLKNHYLEYVTYAHYQYGSSHEGLARTWAEHDVASIVLDTAGALTYVHELGDQAAVLFLTVDNHASLRHRLLQRGDAEPMVTKRLASPEYGRDLVLPIGLRGVAKTVVNDDWQLAKQKIDQFVKGLLADKSQNTTF from the coding sequence ATGACCAAGAAGACCATCATCGTGATTACCGGGGCCACCGGGACGGGTAAAACCACGGTGCAAAAATACCTACGTGACAAATATGATATTCCGGCAGTAATCACCCACACCACGCGACCGATGCGTGTTGGTGAGCGCAATGGGGTAGACTATTATTTCGAAACACCCGAGAGCTTTCTTAAGAATCATTACCTGGAATACGTGACTTATGCGCATTACCAATATGGTTCCTCACATGAAGGCTTGGCGCGGACGTGGGCAGAACACGATGTTGCCAGTATCGTCTTGGACACGGCCGGTGCGCTCACATATGTGCATGAGTTGGGTGATCAGGCTGCAGTCTTGTTCTTGACCGTTGATAACCATGCTTCCTTACGTCACCGGCTATTGCAGCGTGGGGATGCGGAGCCAATGGTGACCAAACGGCTCGCGAGTCCCGAGTATGGTCGTGACCTGGTCCTTCCAATTGGCCTCCGCGGTGTGGCCAAAACGGTCGTTAATGACGACTGGCAGCTCGCAAAACAGAAGATTGATCAGTTTGTAAAGGGACTTTTGGCCGATAAATCGCAAAATACGACATTTTAA
- a CDS encoding C40 family peptidase, with the protein MKSANKRFKKSISTIATAGAIGLAAIAAGNALNSGSNVAAATTTAQTISVSVSSATIYDAPAGHATGKTLAQGTNWKAFSTAKDASGHTWFNLGGDQWIGSGSVAIVPANTSSDAVQSVIALAQKQIGKPYVWGAKGPSSFDCSGLMNYVFANAANKQIGGWTVPQESAGTKVSINNLKAGDLIFWGSQGSTYHVALYIGNGQYIHAPKPGDKVKVATISSYFMPSFGVRVL; encoded by the coding sequence GTGAAATCAGCTAATAAACGTTTCAAGAAGTCCATCAGTACCATCGCTACCGCAGGTGCAATCGGTTTGGCAGCAATCGCTGCCGGCAACGCATTGAACAGCGGCTCCAATGTTGCAGCTGCGACAACCACAGCACAGACCATCAGTGTTAGCGTTTCATCTGCCACGATTTACGATGCCCCTGCTGGTCACGCGACCGGTAAGACACTTGCTCAGGGTACCAACTGGAAGGCATTCAGCACAGCTAAGGATGCTTCAGGTCACACCTGGTTCAACCTTGGTGGTGACCAGTGGATCGGTTCCGGTTCAGTTGCTATCGTTCCTGCCAACACATCTTCAGATGCTGTTCAGTCAGTTATTGCCCTCGCTCAGAAGCAGATCGGTAAGCCATACGTATGGGGCGCTAAGGGTCCTTCATCTTTTGACTGCTCAGGTCTCATGAACTACGTCTTCGCCAACGCTGCTAACAAGCAGATCGGTGGCTGGACCGTTCCTCAGGAATCCGCAGGTACCAAGGTTTCTATCAACAACCTTAAGGCCGGCGATTTGATCTTCTGGGGTAGCCAGGGTTCCACTTACCATGTTGCACTTTACATCGGTAACGGTCAGTACATCCACGCACCAAAGCCTGGTGACAAAGTTAAGGTTGCTACCATCAGCTCATACTTCATGCCTAGCTTCGGTGTCCGCGTTCTGTAA
- the cysS gene encoding cysteine--tRNA ligase — protein sequence MTRAKEEFVPIVKGEVHMYVCGPTVYNYIHIGNARSAIAFDTIRRYMEYRGYKVTYVSNFTDVDDKIINGAKKTGEAPLELAQRFIDAFMEDTAALGIEPATANPRASEMIPDIIAFIQDLIQKGYAYESDGDVYFRARKAKDYGKLANKNIDELRQGASDHVDDAETARKEDPVDFALWKSAKPGEIKWDAPFGAGRPGWHIECSVMSIKLLGDTIDIHGGGQDLEFPHHTNEIAQSEAHTGKKFVNYWMHNGFVTVGEDDEKMSKSLGNFVTVHDLIKALDPDVLRFFMSTTQYRRPIRYTQANLDDAQANLQKLHIAFDALNFAADKATPGDDLAIDQQLDDLEVAFTTAMDDDFNVQNGLTTLYDLAKLMNEYALSDDLRQKTVGRMQAKFTAWMQIFGIKVQSELLDSDIEAKIAERDAARAAKDFATSDRIRDELIADGIILEDTAQGTRWRRA from the coding sequence ATGACTCGGGCCAAAGAAGAGTTCGTCCCTATCGTGAAGGGTGAGGTGCACATGTACGTCTGTGGACCAACCGTCTACAACTACATCCACATCGGTAATGCGCGTTCAGCCATTGCCTTTGACACCATCCGCCGTTACATGGAGTACCGTGGCTACAAGGTCACCTACGTATCTAACTTTACGGACGTTGACGATAAGATTATTAATGGCGCTAAGAAGACCGGTGAGGCGCCACTCGAACTCGCTCAGCGCTTTATCGACGCCTTTATGGAAGATACCGCTGCATTGGGCATTGAGCCCGCTACAGCGAACCCACGGGCCAGTGAGATGATTCCGGATATCATCGCCTTCATTCAGGATTTGATTCAAAAGGGTTACGCCTACGAAAGCGACGGCGACGTTTATTTCCGTGCGCGTAAAGCCAAGGATTACGGCAAGCTTGCCAACAAAAACATCGACGAGCTACGCCAAGGTGCCAGTGACCACGTTGACGACGCGGAGACTGCCCGCAAGGAAGATCCCGTCGATTTTGCTTTATGGAAGTCAGCTAAGCCAGGCGAAATTAAGTGGGATGCCCCATTTGGCGCCGGTCGCCCTGGTTGGCATATCGAATGCTCGGTCATGAGTATCAAGTTGCTCGGTGACACCATCGATATCCATGGCGGCGGTCAGGACCTTGAGTTCCCGCACCACACCAACGAAATCGCCCAGAGTGAAGCACATACGGGTAAGAAATTCGTCAACTATTGGATGCACAACGGTTTTGTAACGGTGGGCGAAGACGACGAAAAGATGAGCAAGAGCCTCGGCAACTTTGTCACGGTTCATGATCTGATTAAAGCCTTAGATCCAGACGTCCTGCGCTTCTTCATGTCAACGACGCAGTACCGCCGGCCAATTCGCTACACCCAAGCTAACCTAGATGACGCGCAGGCGAATCTCCAGAAGCTCCACATTGCTTTTGACGCGCTCAACTTTGCGGCTGATAAGGCGACACCTGGCGATGACCTTGCGATTGATCAGCAGCTCGATGACCTGGAAGTTGCCTTTACGACGGCGATGGATGATGACTTCAACGTCCAAAACGGGCTGACGACGCTGTATGATCTGGCTAAGCTCATGAACGAGTATGCCCTCAGTGATGACCTGCGTCAGAAAACTGTCGGCCGTATGCAGGCCAAGTTTACCGCCTGGATGCAGATCTTCGGCATCAAGGTGCAGTCTGAACTGCTCGACAGCGACATTGAGGCAAAAATTGCCGAACGTGACGCTGCGCGTGCGGCCAAGGACTTTGCGACGAGTGACCGCATCCGTGATGAACTGATTGCGGATGGCATTATATTGGAAGACACAGCTCAAGGGACGAGGTGGCGCCGCGCATGA